The Pempheris klunzingeri isolate RE-2024b chromosome 15, fPemKlu1.hap1, whole genome shotgun sequence genome contains the following window.
AGTTGCACTAACAGAGCTAAAAGTGGAGACGCTGCTGAAAAGAAACGTTATTATATAAGacacattaaaataatacaTCAACGTATACTTTTTATTGAAAAGATTTTTCTCAGAATTTGGGTGGACTGATCCTTTAGTAATCAAAGTTGCTGCATTGTAATGCTAAACACAGGAGATATATAATATGGTGAAAGCAGCATTACAAAAAACAGCTCACAGCTATGCAAAGCACCAGCGTGTGGCTCTTATAAGGTTTCAGATAAAACTGAGAACGCGTGTGACATCCAGAAGCAGGCCTTCAGTAGCTCGTTTATATCAGCCACAACGTTCAGGGAAATTAACTACACTACAATACATCATAACTGCTGGAGCCAGTGCAGACCACTCTCAGAGCTTCAAGCGAGTGTATCTGATTTGTCCAAATCATCTTAAAAGAGTGGAAAATTGCTCAGGATTAGGACTTGACAAGCAGTTGCGGTTGGCCAGTGTAGCCTTTGACAGCAGGTTATGTTAAACACATGTACAGTAATATCCTGTGTGTGCAAAAGCAAATTCTTCACACTCCCTCTTTATTGAGTGGCTGCTCTGCGGGGCGACATTCCTTCAGTACATTACTCCCTGTGCCCGACGCTCTCCTCTGCTATGCTGAATATGCACAGGTGGCTGAGAGACCCCCTTCCAAAGAGCTCTGagcggaggagagggaggaaaatcaGCAGGCTTTTTTCAGCTTATGaaacaaatgtttggcattCCACTGAGCAGTGCTCTGCTGTAGACCTGTCTGTTAACAGGCGGCAGTACGCCAGGGCTTGTTGGCAACTGATTTGACATTGGCTTCCAAGAAATTTCAAAAGCAAAGAGGAACTGTACACCTCGCCTCTCCCGCTGTTATTCTTTTGAGGTATTTTGTGCTGGTgtattccctctctctcatctgtaACCAATTAATAGTGGACCTAAAAACGCTACAGATGTAATTACTCAGGAATTTTCTCACTTACATGTGTGGTATGTGTCCTTATTTTAAGGTCTGCTTTGTAGCACTGACAAATGAGCAGAACAGGTCCAACTATGTCACACGTCCTAACAACAAGTTCAGAGAGCACTgctttactgtatgtgttagGAACAGGTACACGAGGCGCATTCTTTGCACGAGTCAAAAGAACTGAACACCATATGTGTAGGTCACCTTGAATTATGTCTGGCTGatggattttctccatgttttgAACAGAGATCATAGAGCAGATCTGGCTCCTGAATTATATTTTGGCTTTCATCTGGCCTatatgaaattaaacatttacaataaaatctCATCGCTTGGATCACCTTTGTTCGATTTATAAAACTCAGTTCTGTAACAGGCATCAAGTCCGCAAGTGAGTACGGTTTAATGCGACTTATTGATATTATTTGCGACCTTTTGAAGCCACAGCTGTGCAGAAACCGCAAAAACCAAGAATTTAAGTGACTAAAGTGAtatctttaataataatatcaataaatatctACATCATATAACCTTTGTCAAGTATAAACAAAGGGTTCTTTTAcctataaaaatacataatattcTATATGATGACCATTTGTTTTATATGTGAAGTATTACTCTGCAAAGTAACCAGTAAATATGACTATAAAACAAATGTAGTGCTGTAAAATTTACAACATTTGTCTCTGAAATTTAGGGAAGAAGAATAAAGTTGAAAGTAAATTAGGCATGAGGTTAAGTACCACACAATTCTACttcagtacttgagtaaatgcactcaGTTTTATTCGACCACTGGTTTTGTGTCCAATCTTTAAGACGTCATCAGTTGCAGGGCTGCTCTGTTGTAGCTCATACCGTATCAAAGCTTGAAATAATCATCTTATGCACGGATTGGTCACAGTTTATGCGCTTACAGGTCATGCAGGGTCATGTGCAACAGCTTGTTGGCCCATCAGTggacacacatataaacacatatgCATGTGAACACTTGTACTACAGCACTAAACGatcaaaagggaaaaaaacacacacacacacaagaacataGCAGATGTGGCCATTTAAGCCACTAAAGTTCATCTAAAAAGTGTCACTGAAAAGTTTAATTCTGCACCAAAACTGAGAGGCCtgtaaatgacacacacacacacacacacacacacacacacacacacactctctctctctctctctctctctctctctctctgctggcgCCCCCTATGAATGAATCTGCGCATGGCAGACGCTTGAACTTAATCATGTGTGGGGGCTCTTCCAGCTGACAGTTGACACACAGTAgaagcatttctgtgtgtttttctcttggGTGAGCATTTCCTTCAATACGTGTCTAATAGCCTGACAACTGCATCCGCCTTTATAATGATATGTAGTCACCTCAACTAGAGTCCTCAGCTAAGGTAAAAGTTGAtcaatttatttgtttatttatctctaATTCAAAATCACTCTTAAAGATCTTGTTAGTCTACTGGCCTGCAAACCCCCGACATGTTGCTCTGGTGGTTTTTAAGGAATAACGGAGTCGAAGCAATTCATCAGTAGACCACAAGCTATTCGGGGGTGTGACTACAGTCACTGGGGTCTATATATTGAGATGTTTTGTCCGGTGGCTTTATGTGAATGAGAGAGTAGCTGCCCACTGAGACCTCACCACAGCAGGACAGTGCGCTCCCTCACCTCGACACCATATGCTCTCAGACGCCACAATGGATTCCTGTTTTCGCGCACTTTGCATGACTTTTGTCCTGGCATCGTTCACCCGGAGGTCAGGTGCCGTCGGACCTGTCATCAAATGCGAGCCGTGTGATGTCGGAGCGCGGCTTTTGTGCAAACCTTTACCCAAGGACTGCGCCGAGAAAGTGCGCGAACCGGGCTGCGGCTGCTGCATGACTTGCGCGCTGAGCTTCGGCCAGCCGTGCGGCGTGTACACCGGGAGATGTGGCTCCGGGCTGACTTGTCAGCATCAGCCCGGTGAGACGAAACCTCTGCAGGCTCTGCTGGAGGGACGGGGGATTTGTGCAAACGCAACCAGCAAGCGACTTACCGCCAGACCAACATCTCCAGTCAATGAAATACCAGGTAATTCTGGTGCATGCACCTTTTCTTTAACGAAGTTTGATAACGCTGCATGTTAATGTGCAACAACTGTACGGACTTTTAATGATTAGCCTCACTGAATATACAAGCTTCTGATCACTAGAGGAAAGTGCGTTGATGGAGCAGATTATTATGTCAATTTTGGGAAGATGTTTCTGTTATGATGCAGTCAGTGAACTGAGGCGACAGTGACGTTTAGTTTGAGTAGAAATCCAACTGAAACTCAACCTCTAATTAATTTCACCCAATAAACTATCCTCATTAAtgggaggagagggtggaggatGAAACAGGTTGAAGCATAAGGAAGATTGTAGAGCCTTATTTAGAATTTGAAAGAGATTTGCAACTCAGCTCATCTCAACTTATCAAATATCAACATCGCTGCTCCCTTTTGTACCTCAGTGTGAAGACCTGAACCTCCCTGAATCCATTCGCAAATATTGATTTTGAGGTTAGCATGATTTTGAATTCTATCCCACCATGGGATGTGCAGCTATTTGGCTCATACTCTTGGACTACAGGGATTCGAGGTTTAAGGTAGAAACACGTGTGGAATCAAGAGGTGGTTGcatatttctgttcatttcctgCCAAAATTGAAAGATCTATATCACGCTCCTGAAAAATGGATCACTCATACCCTCAAAATGATCTCCAGCTTGCTTCAATATGTCTGCATCAGCAGTACAAATACTCTCTTATAGAgcatatatatcaatatatatatttgagtGTACTTTTTTGTGAATAAACACATGTTCTCAAACTTTAGCAGAGAATGTTGAAACtcaggatgaggagaggaatTCCACCAGCTCAGGCCTTCAAACCTCATACAGCACCCACAGACCCATGGGACCCCCAAGGCTTCCGTTTCACCCCTTTTTCCCCTCGGCCAAGTCTGAAGTACTCAGACGGGAGCAGCAGAAGAGAACCCAGAGCTTTAAAATGGAGGAGCTCCCTGGACCACTCATCACAGACCAACAAAACTTCTCTCTTGAGACCAAACAGGAGCCTGAGTATGTAAGTACCACAAccattatttttgtgtcttcagAGCATACTGCAGGAATGTTTTTCccctgttcctctgtgttctaGTGTTTTTCTCCCCCTGCGGGTGATGAAATGTTTTGGGTAGCGGTGCTGATGGTTGGCAGGCATCGTGAGCAGTAGAATGGCATGGCAGCGAGCGGGTACGATGGCCCTGCGGCTGACCTGGGTCAGGCGGTTGTTTTGCCACAAGGCGTCCGCGTGCCGGGTGTACTGAGAGCCAGCGAATGATGGATTGGCCTATGTGAGTGCCTGTTGGGAAGCCCTGCTGCTATTTTGATCTTCTCTTTGGCCAGAGAAGTGAGCACACACTAGTAATGGGCTCTGACTGGCTGCTTTGATTAGTGACTGGAGTACTTGGACTTGAGGACACGTCTTCTGGCTCCTTCTTTGAGCTCTTTGAATTCACTTTATCCCCCATCCTTTGTGTAAAGTGCAAGAGTTCTAAGCAGCTTTGGCAAACTGTTAAGCCGCTACAAGTCGGTCAGATGAAGTGATTTCTCATCCATCACATCTTTCATATTGCAGCCACCATTGTTTCGGGGTTTacagcagtgcagtgtgtgATGCAGCGTGAGTCAGCTTTATTAACATCTTTATTCCAAAACAAAATCGGAGAGTTCAGTGTCTAAATCACACTGCAAGATGAAGTAGCTTATGTTAATGGCACTGGCTGCACTCAGGTTTCTtgaacctaaccctaaccctattgaactgtagatgtttaagtgttgaagaaaagaagaacagTACAGTAATTGCTTATGTGTTCGCTCATTTGCAGGGTCCCTGTCGGAGAGAGATTGAGAGCATTCTCAGCAGCCTCAAGATTACAGACATTCTCAACCCCAGAGGTTTCCGCATACCAAACTGTGACAAGAAGGGCTTCTATAAGAAAAAGCAGGTAAAAAAGCACATCCTAAGGACCATCAATTAGCTTTTAGAGACCATCATATAGATTAATGCATCAGTTTCACGAGAGGCTGCACATTATTTAAACATCTACTTGATAAATACTATCAGCTTTGAAAGACTGTAAAAAGGAAACCCGCATTTCCTTTTTTACATGCTGCATTAATAAAGATTCATTGCTAAAGTCTAGTGACTCAAATCTTAGGTCTCCTGCAGCCCAATTACAGATTTGTAGCTGTCCTCCTGTGTTCATTGGTAGTTATTAGAGCCTC
Protein-coding sequences here:
- the LOC139214380 gene encoding insulin-like growth factor-binding protein 3, with product MLSDATMDSCFRALCMTFVLASFTRRSGAVGPVIKCEPCDVGARLLCKPLPKDCAEKVREPGCGCCMTCALSFGQPCGVYTGRCGSGLTCQHQPGETKPLQALLEGRGICANATSKRLTARPTSPVNEIPAENVETQDEERNSTSSGLQTSYSTHRPMGPPRLPFHPFFPSAKSEVLRREQQKRTQSFKMEELPGPLITDQQNFSLETKQEPEYGPCRREIESILSSLKITDILNPRGFRIPNCDKKGFYKKKQCRPSKGRKRGFCWCVDKYGQPLPGFDGKERGDAQYYNSESQ